The following is a genomic window from Balneola sp..
TTTCTTCCATGAACGGCTGCCCTGAAAAGATCTGTGTAAGGCTATATCCGTCCGGCACCGTGATTTTATCAATCATTTCGCCGGCATCGAGTAAGGCATAGACCGGGCTTTCAATAGCGCCGGCTACTTCAGCTGTTACATAAAGTACATTTCGCTGATTTTTTCTATGAATACTGGACTCTAAAGTCTCTTCATTTACGGTAATCAGATCGGTAACCGGAAACATCGTTCCCTGAGGGTTTTTCACATAGATTTGTCCTAATTGTCCGACTCCGGAGCGGGATGCTTCAGGAAGCTGTAGTACGATCGGTACCTGATTAATATCATCCGCGCTGTGAATACGGCCAACCGGTTTTCCATTCAGGGCCATGCTCATTGTTTGGGTGATTTGCTGCGGAGTTATTCCCGAAGCCAGTGCTTTTTGCGTGTTGATATCAAATCTGAGCTGGGGTTGTTCGGCCTCTTTCATCCAGTCTACATCCACCACACCTTCCTGCTTGCGAAAGATCTCCATGACTTCACCGGCGATGCGTTCTCTTTGAGCTTCGTCCGGACCATACACTTCTACCACCAGCGTTGACATTACCGGAGGTCCCGGTGGCACTTCAACCACCTTGATATTCGCGTTATATTTTTCGCCCACTTTTTGAACGATCGGCCGGATGCGCTTCGCGATGTCGTGACTCTGCTGATCTCGTTTTGATTTATCGACCAGGTTGAGCTGTACATCCGCAATATTTGAGCCTTGGCGCAGATCGTAGTGCCGCACTAAGCCATTGAAATTGATCGGGGCGTTTGTACCTGCATATACCTGGAAGTTGTGAAGTTCTGGCACATCTTTTAAACTGAGAGCCACTTCTTTAGCCACTGCATTGGTACGCTCGAGCGTTGTACCCTCCGGCATATCCATGATCAACTGAATCTCATTCTTGTTATCAAAAGGCAGCATTTTCACTTCCACCATTCGGAATACAAATAGCAACGTTGAGGCCAACAGCAGTACCGTTACACTGCCAATGAATACCCATCGTTTTTTCACATCATCCAGCAAGGGTTTTACCGTCTTGAAGTACAGCTTGTAGATCAGCGTATCTTCGAGCCGGTATTCCTTTTCTTCTTTTTCGTTTCCTTTTTTTACGTAAGGAAGAAGTTTATAGGCCAGCCATGGGGTAATGATCAAAGCAACTATAAGTGAAAAGATCATAGCCAGTGAAGCGCCTATGGGCATTGGACTCATATAAGGGCCCATCAACCCGGAGACAAAAGCCATTGGTAAAACGGCCGCGATCACAGTGAAAGTTGCTAATATCGTGGGATTGCCTACTTCATTGATCGAAGCTATAGCAGCTTGCTTCAATGGCAGTTTTTTCATCTTGAAGTGGCGATGCATATTCTCTGCAATAATAATGGAGTCATCCACCACAATTCCGGTTACAAACACCAGGGCAAATAATGTAATCCGGTTCAGTGTGTAGTCGAACATGTAGTACTGGAAAAGAGTTAGTGCAAAAGTTACCGGTACTGACAAGAACACAACCAGCGCTCCTCGCCAGCCCATCGAAAGAGCAACCACCACCGTTACAGCCAGTATTGCCGCAAGTAAATGCTCAAGCAGCGAAGCAACTTTTTTAGCCGCTGTTTCCCCATAGTTCCGGGTTATACTCACGGTAACCTCTGAGGGAACTAACGAACCCTTTAGCGCTTCTAATTTTGTTTCAACCTGCGATGCGATAGCCATGGCATCGGTACCGGGTCGCTTCCCTATAGAAATAGTTACTGCGGGATATGATACTCCGGAAGCCCCTCCTTCAATTTGTTCAGCTCCGGCACCCAAGCCATACACCACATAATCTGATGATTCAGAAGGGCCGTCAATAACATCCGCTATACTGCTGAGATAAATGGGAGCCCCTTCTTGTACATCCACTATAAGGTTTTTTATATCAGATGCATTTTTGAGGAAGTTTCCGGTGTTCACCAGATACTCGGTATCATTTTGATTGAAAGAACCGGATCTCATTTCCTGATTAGAAGCCTGAATAGTACCGGCAATCTGAGAAACACTGATTCCGTATTCCGCCATTTTTGCCTTATCCATCAAAACACGTATTTGTCGTGATCTTCCTCCGTGTACTTTTACATCGGCAACATCCGTGATCTTTTTCACCTCATTCGCTAGTTCTTCGGAAACACGTCTCAGTTCATAATCTGAGTAAGATTCACTCCAAAGAGTTAGGGTCATCATAGGCACATCATCAATCGACCGTGTCTTTATCAAAGGCGGAGTTGTGCCCCGGGGCATGCGATCTGAATGTTTCATCAGTTCGTTATACAAGCGCACCAGGCTACGTTCAACATCTTCGCCCACATAAAAACGGGCGGAGACCATTGCTTGTCCTTCCATAGACGTAGAATACACATACTCAACGCCTTCGATATTAGACAATACTTTTTCTAAGGGAACGGCAACGCGCTGCTCCACTTCATCGGGAGAAGCACCCGGATAGCCAATAAAAATATCAGCCATAGGTACATCAATCTGGGGTTCTTCTTCTCTTGGTGTGAGGTAAGTTCCGTACACTCCAAGGGCCAAAAAGGCGATCATTAAAAGCGGTGTCAGCTTTGAACTGATGAACGCTTGCGCAATTTTTCCTGCAATTCCTGTCTTCATAATCTCTCTTTTCTCGTCTTAATTTTGAGATACAACTTTGATACCATCACGGGCGATAGCACTGCCGTCAGCTACATATCGCTCACCTTCCTGCAATCCTGATAGGACCTCCACCATATTGCCGGTGGCACTTCCTATACGGATCCATCGCAGTAAAGCCTCGTCTTGTGAACTGAGTGTATAAACCCCTGTTAACTGTCCGCGCGTTACCAGCGCTTCTAATGGAATGGCTATGATCGCTGACGAATTATCCCTTATCAGGACCTCAGCAAACATCCCGGATCGTAACCCTTCAATACCGGCCGTTTGTATAAGCCTAAACTCAACCTGAAATTGTCGGCTCTGCGGACTTCCGGATGCACTCACTTCCGTTACTAAAGCTTGCATACCACCAGCTTTTACCGCAGGAATATTCACTTGTACCGTATCTCCCTGTTTAATAGATGATATCTCAGATTCGGGCAAGGTAGCCGCTACTTTAAAGCGACCGGATTGCTCTACTGCCAATAATGGACGACCCGGTGATGCAATATCTCCGACTTGTACATATTTAGCTGCAATCACACCGTCGTAAGGTGCTTTTATCTGTGTGTAAGTAAGCAGATCATTAATTTCCTCCAGCTGACTTTCAGCACCTTGAACTCGAGCCTTGGTCGCCTGAAACTGAGTACGAATATCATCCCACTCTTTAGATGTGGCACTGCCTTGCTCGTACAGTGTTTTGAAGCGATTGTAGTCATTTTCTACGGCTTCGAGTCGAATACGAGCTTCTTCCAGCCCGGCTTTGGCCTGCGACTTTTTGGCTTCCAGATCATCATCCTTGATCTTCAGAATGAGGGTTCCTTTAGAAACTTTATCCCCAATATTTACGGGAATGGCTTCCACCTCGCCCATCACCTTGGTGCCGATTTCGCTCCGCACTTCACTTTTAAGGCTACCGTTGAAGCTTTTGTGTGACAGTACTTCTTGTTTTTGTGCTTTGGAAACTTCAGTCTCCACTTCTTCACTTTGCTGCTGAACGGCTTCTCCGTCGCCAGAACATGCCGGCAGTGTGAACAGAGCCAGCGTGAAAGCCGCTAATAAAACCTTTGAATAGTTGTTTAATGATCTCATGATTGATTGATTTGAAATAGTGTAATTGATATTCATTTATGATTCTGATTCCAGCAGGTACTCTAGTGAGGCCATGGCCATTTGATACTGGTATAAAGCCTGCAGTTTGCTCAGCTTATTCTTTAAATTTTTGGTCTCGGATAGAAGTAGATCCGATGTTTTCTCAATGCCCTGGTCGTAGCGATCGGAGCGGAACCGGACGTCTTCTTCTGATTGCTCCACCGCCAGTTCACTCAGCTCAATGTTTTTTAAAGATTCGTCTATGGTTCTTCGGGCTTCTTTAACCTGAATTCGTTGATTCAACCGTTGTTGCTCAAACTGCAACTCGGCTTTTTTTGATTCAGCTTTTCGCTGACTTACTAAGCCCATTTGCTTAAAACCTTTAAATAGATCCCAGCGAAGACTAGCCCCGATCATATAGTTGTCTGCTTGATTTCCGAATAAACTTGAATCATGCAATTCATAGGCTCCAAATACATTCAGATTTGGAAGGAAGCCGGACTTTGCTGCTTTCAACATGGCATCAGAAGCTTCAACCTGATGTTTCATCGCCAAAAGTGATGCATTCATCATGCTTCCGCCATTTACTGTAACCTGACTCTCACTTTCCGGCTGTGGCCTATCCAGAACTTTAACCTGCAACTCCTCTTGCATCCCCATCAGTAACAACAGCTGATCGTTTACGGACTTGCGTTGGTTTTCTGCTTTTAATAATTCCTTTTCTGCATCCAGTGCATGTACCCGCGCATTCAAATATTCTGACTTTGGAATCATCCCTTGCTCAAAATAGTCGGAAGCCTGTTTTTCAAATGCCTTATTAGTAGCTAAATGCTGTTTAAGAACTGCAATCTGCTCATCCAGAATACCCAGCTGAAAGTACACTTCCTTCACTTTTAAGCGAGCATATTGCATAGTCGCTTTCAGCTGTTTATCAGCAGACTGAGCCTGATATTTTGCTGCTGACCGCTGAAAAAGACCTTCCGGATTTAATATGGGCTGGCGGACTTCAAATTTAGTAGTGAAATTGTGAGTAGCATCCGGGTCGTTAAGCGTTGCCGGGTTAAAATCAGATTGCTGAATAATGCCTTGTCTCAGCTTGATCCCAAAAACACCGATGGGATCATTGGTCTTTACTGCACTTTCCTCAATGGAAAGCTGTGGCAGAAATACCATATTAGCCTGACTTAATCCCGCTTTCGCTGCATCTCTCTCCTTTTCAGCGATCAATACCTGATAACCGTTTTCCGAGGCGCGTTCCAGAGCATCCTGCAAGCTCAGGGAAAGTTCCTGCATGTTATCCGTGCTTTGTGCACTTACTGAAATGGCCAACACATTTAGCAACAACAGCAAACCTGTTATTTTTGAGACCTTATTGAGTTTCATTTGTTCTGCTTCTTTAATTCTTTCAAAATTGTACACTCACCCTAAAGTCGCTTCAAACCGTTTATGCTTAGTATGCATATGTAAATGAGCTCTTTGATGAATGTGATTTCTCTTTGTTTGATACGGACCAAGTTTAACCAGCATTTTCCATTTGTTACAACATGTTATAACAAGTATATTATCCTAGATCGTTATTCCAATTTTAAGAGCACACAGGAACCCAATACACCGATATGGAAAAGCAGAATTCTAAGCATGAAAAAGTAAAACAGCATCTGCAGAATGAGATTATAGATGGAGATTACGAGCCCGGCGACCAGTTGCCCTCCGAAAAGAGGCTATGTGATTATTTTGATGTCAGCAGAGTAACAATACGGCATGCATTAAAGACCCTGGAAAACGAAGGGCTGATTTTTAAAAAGCAGGGAGTTGGAGCATTTGTAAGAGAGCAAAATCTTAAGAATAATCTTGTTCAGCTTACCGACTTTTCCGAGGATATGAAGAGAGCAGGGCTAAAGAGTAGCTCAAAACTTATCTCTCTAAAAAAAGTGGGACCCATTAAGGAAGTAAATGAGATTCTAAATATTCGGCCTGATATGGAGTTAATTCAAGTTGACCGGATCAGATTGGGAAATGGAAAACCCGTCGCCTTTGATATCACCTGGCTCCCTCCGGGCTATGGTCAGCTTCTTTTTGATGAAGACCTTACCACACAAACTATTTATGATGTGCTTGAAGAAAAATATGAAATCATGATTCAGGGTGGCAGCTACAGAATCACTGCGACAAATGCAGGGGATTACGTTTCAAAATATCTGGAGGTAAAACCGGAAAGCGCTGTTTTAGAGATCGACCGCTGCTCCCGAACAACCGGAAATAAGAAAGTCTATTTCCAGAAACGATACTATAATCCGGCTCACGTTTCCTATGTAGTAGAACTGTCCAGAAATGAAGGAGAAATGCTTTCTTCAAAAGACGGATTACCCCTCAAAGAATTCACTCCCGAATTTGCAAAAGGCTAACAAAAACATCATTTTCCTTGTACTTAAATCTATTCACTAATCGTCTGATCAAATGAAAATTAAAGAGAACATTATTGCAACCTCTTTACTGATATTGGCCCTCGTTCTATCTTTTTCGAGTGCACAAGCTCAGTACCTGGAGGAGTTTGAAGAGAAAGTAACCGAATTTACCCTCGATAACGGATTACACTTCATAATCATAGAGCGACACGATGCCCCCGTAGCCAGTTTCTACACTCATGTTGATGTAGGGGGAGCTGACGAACCTGTTGGAAATACCGGAATTGCTCACATTTTTGAGCACATGGCTTTTAAAGGAACTCATTACATTGGGACTACCAACTGGGAAGAAGAGAAAAAAGTCATCGACCAGATGGATGAAGCTTACCAGGAATGGCTTAGAGAAAAGTATAAGTCCAATCCTGACTCTGATCTACTTCAGGAAAAATGGAACAGATTTCAGGAGCTTCAGGAGGAATCCAAGCAGTATGTGGTGAATAATGAATTCTCACAAATTATTGAACAAAATGGAGGAACCGGACTGAATGCCTCTACTGGTGCAGACTTAACGAACTACTTTTACAGCCTGCCTTCAAACAGAGCGGAATTATGGTTTAACCTTGAAGCAGATCGTTTTAAGAATCCGACTTACCGTGAATTTTATGTTGAAAAGGAAGTAGTTCGGGAAGAGCGCAGAATGCGTACCGAGTCAAACCCAATTGGTCGATTGGTAGAAGAGTTTCTTGCGGTAGCATATACGGCTCATCCATATGGTCGTCCTGTTGTAGGCTGGGATTCGGACATCACAGCTACAACTATCGAAGATGCCCGTGATTTCTATGACAAATATTACGTTCCCAGCAATATCACCATTGGTATTGCCGGAGACGTGGACCCTGACCAAATGAAAGAGTTTGCAGAAATGTATTTCGGAGATCTTCGTGAAGGGGAGCCTGCTCCAATGGTAACAACACTTGAGCCCGAACAACGTGGCGAACGTCGATTTACCATTGAAGGTAATACTCAGCCTATAATGCTTATGGGTTATCATGGTGTAGCTCAATCGCATGAAGACTATGAAGCCCTGAACCTTGTTGGTAACATTATCTCTAGCGGGCGAACTTCACGTCTATATAAAAAATTGGTAGAAGAAGATCAGCTTGCTTTACAAGTAGGTGCTTTTAATGGATTCCCGGGAAGTAAATTCGCTTCTATGTTTTTAACACTTGCCGTACCCAATATGGGCGTTGAACTAGACAGCCTCGAGCAAGCCGTCTACACCGAAATTGATTCCGTTAAAGCTGGAGTGCTTACTGAGGAAGAACTCGAAAGAGCACGGACTAATATTCGCGCAGGCATTATTCGCGGACTAAATAACAACACAGGACTCGCCAGTAATTTTGCTTCTACTTACGCAACTCAAGGAGACTGGAGAGAAGTTTTTCTGCGGTTAGACCGGATTGATGACGTTACGCTAGAAGACCTGCAGCGCGTAGCTGAAAAATATTTAGTGAAGCAAAACCGCACAGTTGGTGCTACAGTTAGAGCTGACTCCTAATTCAAGATTTTAAAACTAAACTGAGTTTATTATGAAACGTTTAACCTTATTTATTTTTGCACTGCTTCTTGCGCTCCCCTTAATGGCGCAAAAGAGATACGACGAGATCAAATATCCGGAGTTGAATCCAATTCAAATGCCGGAAGTAGTAGAATTCAATCTGGATAACGGAATCAAATTCCTGCTTGTTGAAGATAAAGAACTTCCGCTGATCAATATCAGGGTCACTGTAAAAACAGGTGGACTTCTGGTTCCAGAAAGTAAAACTGGATTAGCCGGCATGACAGGTACCGTAATGCGAGAGGGTGGTTCTGAAAACTACCCAGCTGATGAACTGAATAAACTTCTGGAAGATAATGCGGCAAACATTTCAACTTTTATTGGGTTTGGTTCCGGTGGAGCTACTCTCAATATTTTGAAAGAAGATCTCGAGGAACTCCTTCCTGTTTTTGTTGATATCCTGCAAAACCCTGCATTTCCTGAAGACAAAATTGAGCTAGCCAAAACTCAGACTAAGAGTGGCATTTCCCGTAGAAATGATAGTCAGCAACAGGTTGCTGGAAGAGAATTTCAGGACCTCATCTACGGAGAAAATTCTGTTTATGCACGTGAGACTGAGTATGCTACGGTTGATAACATCACCAGAGAGGATATGATTGAGTTTCACAAAAATGCTTTTGTAGGATCAAACATAACAGTGGGTATTGTTGGTGATTTTAATACTGCTGAGATGAGACAAAAACTTCGCGAGGCCTTTGGAAGTCTACCAACAGGAAGTCCTACGAATCTATTATATCCAGAAGTTGACTACAACTTTCCAACTACCATCAACCTTGTAGATAAGCCTGATGTTAATCAAAGTTATGTGACTATGGGGCATATAGGTGGATTGCGTGAGAATCCTGATTATCCTGCCATTCAGGTTATGAATCAGATTTTGGGCGGTGGTTTTTCCAGCCGGCTCTTTCAAGAAGTAAGAACTAATTTAGGATTAGCTTACTCTGTTGGCGGTGGATATGGATCTAACATAAACTATCCCGGCACTTTTCGGTTGACTACTATGACTAAAAGTGAAACAACCGCTGAGGCTATTGATGCAATCCTTAAAGAAGTTGAAAGACTTCAGAATGAACCTATTACCCAGGAAGAACTTCAACAGACTAAAGATCAGTTCCTGAATTCACTGGTTTTCCGATATGACAGCAAGTCTCAGATTCTGAACCAAAGAATCAGCAACGAGTACAACGGACTGTCAGCTGATGCTTTCGATGAATTGGTAGAAGGCATAAAAAACACCACAGTTGAAGATATTCAACGTGTAGCTCAGGAATACATGAAGCCAGATCAGGTGCAGATTTTGGTTGTGGGTAATAAAAGTGAGATTGGAGACCAGCTTCAAAAATATGGAAACGTAAATGAGCTGGATATTTCTATTCCTGAACCCCCATCTGATGAACCTGTGGTTGACGGTGATGCAACCAAAGGCCAAGAGTGGCTAGACAAGATGGCCGCCGCTATCATTGAGCCCGGTGCTGATGTTGTATCAATTGAAGAG
Proteins encoded in this region:
- a CDS encoding multidrug transporter AcrB, producing the protein MKTGIAGKIAQAFISSKLTPLLMIAFLALGVYGTYLTPREEEPQIDVPMADIFIGYPGASPDEVEQRVAVPLEKVLSNIEGVEYVYSTSMEGQAMVSARFYVGEDVERSLVRLYNELMKHSDRMPRGTTPPLIKTRSIDDVPMMTLTLWSESYSDYELRRVSEELANEVKKITDVADVKVHGGRSRQIRVLMDKAKMAEYGISVSQIAGTIQASNQEMRSGSFNQNDTEYLVNTGNFLKNASDIKNLIVDVQEGAPIYLSSIADVIDGPSESSDYVVYGLGAGAEQIEGGASGVSYPAVTISIGKRPGTDAMAIASQVETKLEALKGSLVPSEVTVSITRNYGETAAKKVASLLEHLLAAILAVTVVVALSMGWRGALVVFLSVPVTFALTLFQYYMFDYTLNRITLFALVFVTGIVVDDSIIIAENMHRHFKMKKLPLKQAAIASINEVGNPTILATFTVIAAVLPMAFVSGLMGPYMSPMPIGASLAMIFSLIVALIITPWLAYKLLPYVKKGNEKEEKEYRLEDTLIYKLYFKTVKPLLDDVKKRWVFIGSVTVLLLASTLLFVFRMVEVKMLPFDNKNEIQLIMDMPEGTTLERTNAVAKEVALSLKDVPELHNFQVYAGTNAPINFNGLVRHYDLRQGSNIADVQLNLVDKSKRDQQSHDIAKRIRPIVQKVGEKYNANIKVVEVPPGPPVMSTLVVEVYGPDEAQRERIAGEVMEIFRKQEGVVDVDWMKEAEQPQLRFDINTQKALASGITPQQITQTMSMALNGKPVGRIHSADDINQVPIVLQLPEASRSGVGQLGQIYVKNPQGTMFPVTDLITVNEETLESSIHRKNQRNVLYVTAEVAGAIESPVYALLDAGEMIDKITVPDGYSLTQIFSGQPFMEENYTLKWDGEWQITYEVFRDLGIAFAIVLVIIYMLIIGWFQDFKVPIVMMVAIPLSLVGIIVGHWILGAFFTATSMIGMIALAGIMVRNSVLLIDFIQIRLDDGVDLKNAVIEAGAVRTMPILLTAGTVVIGAFVILFDPIFQGLAISLMGGAIASTALTLLMVPLIYYMTVRHEHEDQEAETSTSNT
- a CDS encoding peptidase M16, which codes for MKIKENIIATSLLILALVLSFSSAQAQYLEEFEEKVTEFTLDNGLHFIIIERHDAPVASFYTHVDVGGADEPVGNTGIAHIFEHMAFKGTHYIGTTNWEEEKKVIDQMDEAYQEWLREKYKSNPDSDLLQEKWNRFQELQEESKQYVVNNEFSQIIEQNGGTGLNASTGADLTNYFYSLPSNRAELWFNLEADRFKNPTYREFYVEKEVVREERRMRTESNPIGRLVEEFLAVAYTAHPYGRPVVGWDSDITATTIEDARDFYDKYYVPSNITIGIAGDVDPDQMKEFAEMYFGDLREGEPAPMVTTLEPEQRGERRFTIEGNTQPIMLMGYHGVAQSHEDYEALNLVGNIISSGRTSRLYKKLVEEDQLALQVGAFNGFPGSKFASMFLTLAVPNMGVELDSLEQAVYTEIDSVKAGVLTEEELERARTNIRAGIIRGLNNNTGLASNFASTYATQGDWREVFLRLDRIDDVTLEDLQRVAEKYLVKQNRTVGATVRADS